In Ostreibacterium oceani, a genomic segment contains:
- the ubiD gene encoding 4-hydroxy-3-polyprenylbenzoate decarboxylase encodes MKDLRAFIEQLKSRGELVEIDTPISSYLEITEISQRTLNKQGPALLFTQVDGQSTPVLTNLFGTPERIAMALGLGDVSELRQLGQLLANLKEPEPPKGIKGAIAMWPMAKAMMTMPTKTVKNAPCQAVVLTGDEVDLTKLPIQHCWPEDAAPLITWGLTVTHSPRKARLNLGIYRQQLLGKNKLIMRWLAHRGGALDYQLWCQQHPGEPFPVAVAIGADPMTTLAAVTPIPNGLSEYAFAGLLRHSRSQVTTCLTHDLLVPASAEWVLEGYIYPDEIAPEGPYGDHTGYYNEVDTFPVFTVERITHRENPIYHSTHTGRPPDEPAILGVALNEILIPLIQKQFPEIVDFYLPPEGCSYRMAIISIKKQYPGHAKKIMMGAWSYLQQFMYTKFLVIVDHDIDCRNWQDVIWAITTRMDPVRDTVTMENTPIDYLDFASPVSGLGGKMALDATNKTGGETTREWGRPIVMNQDVLDKIDAMWDELGI; translated from the coding sequence ATGAAAGACTTAAGAGCGTTTATTGAGCAACTCAAATCACGTGGTGAATTGGTAGAAATTGACACACCAATTTCCAGCTACCTAGAAATCACAGAAATCAGCCAACGGACACTCAATAAACAAGGCCCTGCGCTATTATTTACCCAAGTTGACGGTCAGTCTACCCCAGTGCTGACGAATTTATTTGGGACACCTGAGCGCATTGCGATGGCATTAGGCTTGGGCGATGTCAGTGAATTGCGCCAATTGGGGCAGTTACTCGCGAATCTCAAAGAACCCGAACCACCCAAAGGCATTAAAGGGGCGATTGCTATGTGGCCGATGGCAAAGGCGATGATGACGATGCCGACCAAAACCGTTAAAAACGCACCTTGTCAAGCCGTCGTGCTGACAGGTGACGAAGTGGATTTGACCAAGCTGCCAATCCAGCATTGCTGGCCAGAAGATGCCGCGCCATTGATTACGTGGGGCTTGACGGTGACGCATTCGCCACGCAAAGCACGGCTTAACTTAGGAATATATCGCCAGCAATTATTAGGGAAAAATAAGCTCATTATGCGCTGGCTTGCGCACCGTGGTGGCGCATTGGATTATCAGCTATGGTGTCAACAACATCCTGGAGAACCCTTTCCTGTCGCCGTTGCCATTGGTGCAGACCCGATGACAACCTTGGCGGCAGTGACACCCATTCCAAATGGGCTGTCTGAATATGCGTTTGCTGGCTTGCTGCGTCATTCGCGCTCACAGGTGACTACTTGTTTGACCCATGATTTGCTGGTGCCAGCAAGTGCAGAGTGGGTGCTGGAAGGCTATATTTATCCAGACGAAATAGCGCCAGAAGGCCCCTATGGGGATCATACGGGGTATTATAACGAAGTGGATACCTTCCCCGTGTTTACTGTCGAGCGAATCACGCACCGAGAAAATCCCATCTATCACAGTACGCATACAGGCAGGCCGCCCGATGAGCCCGCAATTTTGGGGGTTGCATTAAATGAGATTTTAATCCCGCTCATTCAAAAACAGTTTCCTGAGATTGTGGATTTTTACTTGCCACCTGAGGGCTGTTCTTATCGGATGGCGATTATTAGCATCAAAAAACAATACCCAGGGCATGCCAAAAAAATCATGATGGGCGCGTGGTCGTATTTGCAGCAATTTATGTATACCAAGTTTTTGGTGATTGTTGACCACGATATTGACTGCCGCAATTGGCAAGACGTGATTTGGGCGATTACGACGCGAATGGATCCTGTGCGAGATACCGTGACTATGGAAAATACGCCCATTGATTATTTGGATTTTGCGTCGCCTGTTTCAGGCTTGGGTGGGAAAATGGCGTTAGATGCGACCAATAAAACAGGGGGAGAAACCACGCGCGAGTGGGGTCGTCCGATTGTCATGAATCAAGACGTGTTGGACAAAATTGACGCTATGTGGGATGAATTAGGTATTTGA
- the leuE gene encoding leucine efflux protein LeuE, protein MIENFGVINYTTYLLGVIMIVLLPGPNSLYVLALSAQQGVRNGWAAACGIFVGDAILMLLTALGAVAILTAYPALFMTIKIIGAIYLGYIGLRLVRDAWINWRRHESMSEAAMQPIKKTSPRNAFAKALLISLLNPKAILFFFSFFVQFVDPSYPSRLLPFLVLAVTVQFFSALYLGVLIYSGAKLADAFRRRKKISSVSSAGVGAGFMAFAVKLALASAGQ, encoded by the coding sequence ATGATAGAAAATTTTGGGGTCATTAATTACACAACGTACTTATTGGGCGTGATTATGATTGTGTTGCTGCCTGGGCCTAATTCGCTTTATGTGCTGGCTTTGTCCGCGCAGCAGGGCGTGCGTAACGGTTGGGCGGCAGCCTGTGGTATTTTTGTGGGCGATGCGATTTTGATGCTCTTGACCGCATTGGGTGCGGTGGCTATTTTGACGGCGTACCCTGCACTTTTCATGACGATTAAAATTATCGGTGCGATTTATTTAGGGTATATTGGGTTGCGGTTAGTCCGCGATGCTTGGATAAATTGGCGACGCCATGAATCCATGTCTGAGGCGGCGATGCAGCCGATTAAAAAAACCAGTCCGCGCAATGCCTTTGCCAAGGCGCTATTGATTAGCCTATTAAATCCCAAAGCCATTTTGTTTTTCTTTTCCTTTTTTGTACAGTTTGTCGACCCGAGCTACCCAAGCCGTTTGTTGCCCTTTTTGGTATTGGCGGTGACCGTGCAGTTTTTTAGTGCGCTTTATCTTGGCGTACTGATTTATTCGGGGGCAAAACTCGCTGACGCATTTCGACGACGCAAAAAAATCAGCAGTGTCTCAAGTGCAGGGGTTGGCGCTGGATTTATGGCGTTTGCTGTTAAACTCGCCCTTGCATCGGCGGGGCAGTAA
- the erpA gene encoding iron-sulfur cluster insertion protein ErpA, producing the protein MTVETYEADVIFTKSAALKVRELIEEEQNPELKLRIYITGGGCSGFQYGFTFDEQIEEGDSYTINEGVTLLIDPISYQYLTNAEIDYKEDLQGAQFVVRNPNASTSCGCGSSFSV; encoded by the coding sequence ATGACAGTGGAAACATACGAAGCAGACGTGATATTCACTAAATCCGCAGCACTTAAAGTCAGAGAATTGATCGAAGAAGAGCAAAATCCTGAGCTCAAACTCCGCATCTATATCACGGGCGGGGGGTGTTCTGGTTTTCAATACGGCTTTACCTTTGACGAACAAATCGAAGAAGGCGATTCTTACACAATCAACGAGGGCGTCACCTTATTAATCGACCCCATTTCTTATCAATACCTGACCAACGCTGAAATTGATTACAAAGAAGACCTACAAGGAGCGCAGTTTGTCGTCAGAAATCCTAATGCTTCAACAAGTTGCGGGTGTGGTTCGTCTTTTTCAGTCTAG
- the rplM gene encoding 50S ribosomal protein L13, with protein sequence MKTFSAKPETVKRDWYVVDAEGKTLGRLATEIARRLRGKHKPTYTPHVDTGDYIIVINAEKIHVTGKKLSDKIYYRHTGYIGNLKSETLQERLDRYPERVIETAVKGMLPKNPLGRAMFKKMKVFAGNEHPHTAQQPKALEI encoded by the coding sequence ATGAAAACATTCAGTGCCAAGCCAGAAACGGTAAAAAGAGACTGGTATGTTGTTGATGCAGAGGGTAAAACCCTAGGTAGATTAGCAACAGAAATTGCTCGCCGTCTGCGTGGTAAGCATAAGCCAACCTATACCCCTCACGTGGATACAGGTGATTATATTATCGTGATTAATGCCGAAAAAATTCACGTTACGGGTAAAAAGCTTAGCGATAAAATTTATTATCGCCATACAGGCTATATCGGTAACTTGAAATCTGAGACGCTACAAGAGCGACTTGATCGTTACCCAGAGCGTGTTATCGAGACAGCAGTGAAAGGCATGTTGCCTAAAAACCCACTGGGTCGAGCCATGTTCAAAAAAATGAAAGTGTTTGCGGGTAATGAACATCCGCACACAGCCCAACAACCCAAAGCATTAGAAATTTAA
- the rpsI gene encoding 30S ribosomal protein S9: MEQYYATGRRKSSSARVFLRKGSGNIIVNQKPLDEYFGRETSRMVVRQPLDAVNGLDSFDIFVTVSGGGSTGQSGAIRHGIARALVSYDEVNKSTMRQSGFLTRDARKVERKKVGLRKARRAVQFSKR; encoded by the coding sequence ATGGAACAATATTACGCAACTGGTCGCCGCAAATCTTCTTCTGCTCGCGTATTTTTACGCAAAGGCAGCGGCAACATTATCGTCAATCAAAAACCACTAGATGAGTATTTTGGTCGTGAGACTTCTCGCATGGTGGTTCGTCAGCCATTAGATGCAGTCAATGGACTGGATTCGTTTGATATTTTCGTGACGGTTTCTGGCGGTGGTAGTACCGGTCAATCTGGTGCTATTCGTCATGGGATTGCTCGCGCTTTGGTCAGTTATGACGAAGTGAATAAATCTACCATGCGTCAAAGCGGATTTTTAACCCGTGATGCGCGTAAGGTTGAGCGTAAAAAAGTGGGATTACGAAAAGCACGTCGTGCCGTTCAGTTCTCAAAACGCTGA